The genomic segment TTTAGAAACGGATGATATAGTAGTGGTACcattaggatgaaataaaggagggaaagatgaagaagtgaagttattggagatgtttttggccagatgccagaaatctcgaggggAGTCCgaatttgaaagatttttatattttctatttatgaaggagtgtttggcaagttgaagaatagacttggcatgattctatgcagaaatataaagtgtatgagattcaggagatgaaaggctcaagtaccttttgtgggcaacctctctatcatgtatagcacgaacACTATCAAATCTTATATGGGTtaagcacacagagatgggtctctgacacggaaacagtaataattccagggaaaatcaggggaacctcctcaggttcccccaactggcagaggcaaaacgccagaggcacctccgctttagaggatcctgaggaggaattggagaaatagggcaagacagaaaaaatgagattgtgattggaggagcccaatggaaaAGATAggataacagcataagcaggattagaggtaaggaaaaaatcgagaatgttgggcgtatctccaagacggccataaatacgagtagggtgttgtacCAGTTGCTCTAGATCATAGACGATAGCAAATtcgaaggctagttcaccaggatggtcagtgaagggagaggaaagccaaaactagaggtgaacattgaaatctccaagaatatatatatatatatatatatatatatatatatatatatatatatatatatatatatatatatatatatatatatatatatatatatatatatatatatatatattatcttttttttttttcttttctttttgcctttggctggccctcttcgctacatgaaaaaaaaaaaaaaaaaaaatatatatatatatatatatatatatatatatatatatatatatatatatatatatatatatatatttgtggtCAGACGTGTCTGTTAATGGCGAGTAATCTTAGGCTTGTATACGTAGAGATGGTGGCTTTCCCTACAGTTTTGGGTGGGTATGTTAGTTCTCCTATCCTTGAGGCCTTCGTTACGAAGGTCTTACAGGTGGAGGCTGCGTTCCATCGAAAGATCTCGTTGATGTTGGAGGAATTTCGAGTGCGAATCTCTGACCTGCAGGCTGAGTTCCGTCAGGATATCTCAATGCCTGAGGGGGGTGTCGTGCCCCGCATTCACCTTACCTAGTCAGATGATATACAGACAAGAGGAGTGGTGAGAGGTGTCTGCTGGCGTGTAAATAAGGAACGCCTTCACAATGTTGGAAGGAGTTGAGGTGGAAGGCGAGAATGCAGGAAGTgacgagaagaagagggagggagcagaCGCTAATTTCCTGTCCCAAGGTAGGATTCTGGTCGTTGGGGATAGTTAGGTGATACACCTGGATAGTTAGTTTTGTGCTAGAGATAAGAAACGTAGGATGAGGGTGTGTTTGCCAGGTGCTGGGATTGAGAAGGTAAGTGAAAGGCTAGACGTCTGCCTGGAAGAGGATGGGACCAAGGCCATTGTTTTCCTTAGTGCAGGAGGGAATGACCTTTGTCAAGTCAGAAGTGAGGAGCTGTTCAGGAGATTTAAGGAGGCTTTGGCTAAAATTGAGGATAGGGATGCGACCCCTGTGGTATGCGGTGTGTTGCCTAGTAGGGGACTGGGAAGTGAATGGCTGTCTAGAGCTACTGGAGTGAATTGCAGGCTTGCAGATCACTGTAAGAGCACTGGATGGGCGTTCatcgacatatatatatatatatatatatatatatatatatatatatatatatatatatatatatatatatatatatatatataaccatgcgtgctttggggtccgaggggtctccaagcgcacggtttcgaatcctgtccacggtccgagtgtaggttgggcttcctcactcggggcaacagtttcctagcgggtgggctttgagataggaggtaccccaaaatactttagctcataaattcccgtgaaaagcccatttggtataaataaaaaaaaaaagtgaaaaaaactgGGACCTCTTCTCTGGCGAGGACACCTTCTATGTCAGGGATGGAGTGCATGTATCTTGTCAGGGTGTTCGAGTTTTTACTGGAACACTTGAGCGTGAGTTAAACTCACTCCAGCGCTTTTTTCGTTagtcaggagagagaaaggacttgTGTAAACCATAGAGAAGACAGAATAGTTAAATTTAGAAAATAACCTGCCAAGCAGAGGCGAGGAATAGCTTTAATATTTATTACACAAACTGTAGGAGTATTTTGCTTAGAGGAGCAGcattgaaaattttgatataattgAGTTAACAGAAACTTGGTTAGACATGTCAAGGAAAATATTTGATCCAGAGGGTTATATATTTCTTCATAAGGacagggaaaacagaagaggggagaggtgtggCTTTGTACGTTAAGGGCACATTGCAATGTTGCATAAACGATAGAACTAAGACAGATAGCAAAACAGAGTCTCTATGGGTGGATATTAAGGATAGGTCACAATCAGTAGTAATGTGTTTAGCGTACAGGTCATCTAATGTTACAAACGAAAAAGACTCTTCActatggaaggaaataaatagagcagccaGATAAAGTAAGGTATGTGTGGTAGGATACATCAACTATAGGAATGTTGACTGGAGCTCGATGGTGGGCAGCAGCGAGGTAGAGGAATTTCGTGGGGTCATTCAGGACAATTTTTTGAAGCAGTTCATTATAGAACCCACACAgggaaataatattctagatCTTATTCTGACAAATAGGGAAGAGGCAGTTACAAAGGTGGAGGTAGGTGGCCAGCGATCACAGTGAAATACggtataaaataaaatgacacGAAGCTTTTAGAAACAAAAGCAGGAGGAAAGTAACTGATTTCAGGAACGATAATTTTGAAGGACCAAGGAGTTATTAACAGGGAGTTAATTGGCAAGGGGCAAGGAGTGAAAGTCAGGTAAACCCCAGAATGAAGGTGCGAGAAAGAAGGCAGAGTcagagaggtggggaggtgtAAGTCGGAAAAACGGAGAGTCAAAAGGGAGAGGTAGTGATATATGGATCAGGTTAGGCTGAGACGGGCGTCGTGAGTTTGGTGGAATCAGGGCCGGTGAATGTTGATGAGGAGTATAGGTACTTCCTTGATAAATTACACAAAGGCCAAGTAGCtaacattccatataaaacaataaaatcatccCTAAGTGGATGACAAATAGATTAAAATCTTACataggacagaaaaaaaaatttatataagaGATTAAAAGCAGAGAATGAGATTTTAAGGCCCATGTACAATTaattagtaagaacagttaagaggttaaAGAGGATAGCTGAAAGCAATTATGTGTTGAGGGTATCCAGCCAGGCAAAGACGGCTCCCAAGAAattttttcagttatataagacgaaaagtagaaaagaaataggtgCTTTAAAGACAGCTAATGGTGAGATGGTTAGTTCTggggaagaaattaataaaagtatgaactagtatttttaactgtcttcacccaggaGAACACACACGAAATCCTAGATAGTAAACAGATTTTTAGagcagaggagagtgaaaagttgACAGATATTCAAATAAGTAAGGGtatggtagaacaggagatagatagagtaaagtaattcaagtcaccaggacctgatcAAATATACCCAAGAGTACTTACGGAGGAGGTCGTCAGTGAGAACTTTAGCAGTGCTTTTTTAGGATATCACTGAAATCAGGTGAGGCACCGATAATGTGGAGACAAGCTAATGTTGTAcccatatttaagaaaggagataaaactctaacgtctaattacagaCCTGTTAGTTTAACATTAATTGTgagtaaattaatggaatcaatactatcaacattagggaacacctagacaaacaagGCTTGATAAATCACTCCTAACATGGTTTTACGAAGTGTAAGTCGTATATTACAAATTTGTTGAGTTTTTACAGTAAAGTTTATAAGGCAGCAGATAAGGCTGATAATCATGACATCCTATACTtatatttcagtaaagcctCTGACACAGTACCACACCAGGGATTCTTGAGTAAGGTTAgagctggattaaagcgtggttaggcGACAAGCGACAGGGGGCAGTAACTAACGGATCTAATTCCGAGTTATGTAATTAGTGGTGTGCCACAGGATCCAGTTTTAGGGCCAGGATAAACGAATGGACAGACAAATAGCAAATGTAGTACAACATTAACAAGTGCAGCATACTTAACGTAGGTAGAGGTAGTCCACACAATAGGTAAACGCTAAATAACGAGGTATTAGGAGATTCAATGTATGAGAAAAATTTAGGAATCATAGTTAGCTCCAATCTTGGTCAAGGGAAGCAATGCATAGTGGCtcgaaataaggcaaatagagTACTATGATTAATTTTTAGTAGTGTTAAAACCAGAACTCCTAAAGTAATACTGAAATTATACATGGAGCTGGTCAGACCACATCTTGATTATGCGGTaaaattctggtccccacagtataggaaggatataggacTATTGGAGTCagtggaaaggaagatgtctaaaacgatacaggggatgagggatattccctatgaagagagactgaaaaatatTTATTTCCCACTGCTCCCACTGCCACTCCGTTCCCCTCGATTTCCCCTTATTCTTGGCTGagtatttatttcttgttatccTGATTAGCTAAGACTCTGTCTCTCTTGGGCACTTTACTGGTCACAGTGTTTAGTGACATGagaatattttggtgttttgggtgttaacCCTATATTATTTGGTGAGTTTATCTTTGTGCAGCGAGTGGGATGCTTGCTGCTTTTGTTTGTGTGGTATTACCAACAGTTTTTTTTGGGTGCTAATCTGTTTATATTTATTGCCTAgcaatcttattattattttggtgatttatctATTATTGTGTGAATCAGACAGAGGGAAAGacaagtgtgtggtgtggttattTACTTATTACCTCTAATAAGAGTTgtccttatttacttattttgtggCCTCTTTTAATAATTTATACACCACTGAGCAGtttaattattatatttctcGGAGTTGAACAGTTATTTCTTATGTTAAATGTGGTTGTGTGTTGCAAGTGGTGCTGGCGCCCAGTGAGTGGTGCTTATTTTGGTATTGGGCAGCTGTATTTGCacttatttccatatttatctatatttttgagGTGATATATTTTGGTGATTGCCTTTATATTTCCTTGGATGTGATTATCATTGCTTTAAATATTTACGTGCCTTAACTTTATTCTTGATTGTGATTAAGTCTAACTTTGCCTTATTTTTGTGTAAATAAATTATTTTAAGGATTTAAATTCCTTTTTCTTAAATCTtccctttttaatatttttcaatttctcGTACACCCATGAGTTGCCCTTGCGTTATACTATTGCAGCgaaatcttatttatttatttttcttttataccatgtgggcttttcacgggaatttatgggctaaaggggatactttttcaggtacctcctatctcaaaacccacccgctaggaaaccgttgccccgagtgaggaagcccaacctacactcggacctaGCTCAATATTTTTGTACTTTAATAAGAGTGATTTAATATACTAAGTGATAGGTGCCCCAGTCATTGTAGGAACCTAGTCAGGCTAACTCTAGGGTCTTAACAAGTGACAGGGTaacagtgtgtgtatttacctagttgtatttacctaattgtagttttacagggcctgggctttatgctcgtgtggccccgtctccatatctacatttatccaatttttctttaaaactatgcacactcgatgctgacaccacttcctcactcaaactgttccaaatctcaacacatctttgcgggaaactatattctttaacatctctcagacatcttcccttcctcagtttcttactatgcgatcttgtgcttctagtgtgtgtttcattgtttgatctgctgcagtctctgacgagacagccagacgttaccctacggaacgagctcagagctcattgtttccgatcttcggataggcctgagaccaggcacacaccacacaccgggacaacaaggtcacaacttctcgatttacatcccgtacctactcactgctaggtgaacaggggctacacgtgaaaggagacacacccaaatatctccacccggccggggaatcgaaccccggtcctctggcttgtgaagccagcgctctaaccactgagctaccgggcgtgtgtgtgtgtgtgtgtgtgtgttgtcgttGCATTTCAAGGGAGTGCATTATGAAGGGAGAGTAGCTGAGGTCATAAAAGgttgagaggagggaggcagggcggggtggaggaggggggaagataTTGTAGTCAAAGCTTTGTGGGTATACCTATAAGAAAATAGTGCACTGATAATGTCTCTAAGTAGAACAACTTGTGGCCTTTTGACTGAAACAATTGGTAAAGAAGACCGTAACAACCGGTGAATGAAACAAGAGGTTTCTTTCAACGATGaatgcctctctccctctagtAGGCCTAGCTAGTGGAGGGGCATGACTATATACCAGCAGCACTGCACACACCAGCCACTGTCTTTTGGAGAAAATGCCAGGTGTGTGTTACAGCCTCTGCAGTAATATAAGAATCTACTGTCAAAGTTTAATTTTTCTCGCAGTACGTTGCCCAACTTTGTAAAAGACAAGACACGTGATGACTGGCGCGATGGTGCTGTTATGGCGGGGAGACCGCCACACTGTTGTCTTTCACTAACCAAGGACAGAAGCAACTGTACCGTTCATGGCATTACTTCATAGACATTCCCCAATTTCCGAGTTGCAGCAACACCACTTTAATGTAATCGGTTATCATATCATTTGAGAATCGCAGATACCAGCCAGGTGTCAGGAGCAGATTCATACGGCAAGCAAGATAAGCAAGTTAAGAAATACATTTATTTGATTAAACAAATCATGAAACAATTGTTCCCAGGTCTCTTATTTTTAAGTTACGGTTACCACTCAGACTAACAACCCTATAACAATATTTTTTGAGGTCAAATCGAAACACTTATTACTCTACGTTGACAATAGATATTCTATGATCAGGCACCTTTAGAGTTGCTCTGAGCCTCAGCAGAGCACGACACAGGGCCTGCCGCACCCCGCCCGGGCACAGCACGTCGCAGGCGGTGGGTGGCTGGCGTGGCGGTCAACTGAGGCAAGAAAGACTCGTTGCATGTGAATGAGAAGCACAGTTGTACTCGTTTCGTGTTTCAGGGAGGAGGAACATCTGTGGCTCACCAAACCTTTAGATTTAATACTGATGAAATGATCCCCTGCAGCATCATATTTGGACGCCGCCTGTGTCCCGCCACCAGGCATGGGAGAGAAGACAACGCCGTGGCCCACCACACACGCTGCCCAATCTCGCCGTTAGGGCGCAAGTAGCTTGATGGTTGACATGTTCTGTGTTGCCAGAAATGGGCCGAGGTGCAGGCTGGCCGTTAGGTGGGCGCCCCCGGGAAGCACTGGAGGAGGCGCCACTTTTCCCCCTTACCTCGCTGGCCAGCACTGCCACGCCCCtacagtggtgatggtgccgTCCCGCagaatggtggtgatagaggcAGGTCGTTTTTGTAAGGTTGTAAAGGAGTCTCGCAGCGCTGAGTCCTCAGCGTACTGGCGTAGCCTCCCCTCCCAAGACTTTCCACGGGCGCCGCGGATGGGTCATTTCTTGACCTCGTCGCTCCGGCAATGACTCAACATTAGGAAGACAAACGTGCTGGCGGGGCTGAggtcatctctttcttttctttttcttagttttttccaGGACTGACACAAAATGTGAAAGCCTTTATGCCTAAAAACTATCAAATCAATGTAATCACACATATGcacgtgacgtgtgtgtgtgtgtgtgtgtgtgtgtgtgtgtgtgtgtgtgtgtgtgtgtgtgtgtgtgtgtgtgtgtgtgtgtgtgtgtgtgtgtgtgtgtgtgtgtgtgtgtttctaagtgGAAGCGTGCACGTGTGTAAGCTTGTGACAAGACTTGCAGACGTCAAACaaaattctttttttaataatagtattacacaataaaaaaaaaagttaatcaattaataagaaatgaaaacggAAGGCGAAGGAGCCTTCTCGTAAAAGATGGGACGAGGGCGGGGGGGTCAGGAATCAATCAGTAGCACCTCGCGGGAATTCACAAGCTGGCCGCCAGCCTGTATATCTCTTGTTCCGTCCCACGCGGCGCTACTGCCTCATCGCGCTCTCCTCCCTCAGGTGGTAGTACTGTGGTCGTCAGCGGGGTCTGTTCGGTTATCTGGTCTGCTCGACTTAGTCTCTTGCAGCTAAGGGCGCTGGCCTGGTCCACCCTGCCTGCGCAAGAGCGGCCCCAAGAGAAAGAGACGCGCCTCTACTTCACCAGGCTCAGAAACTCCTCACGGGTCTTAGGGTCGTCTCGGAACACTCCAAGCATGGTGGAAGTGGTCGTCTTGGAGTTGATCTTCTGCACACCGCGCATCACCATACACATGTGTCTGTCGGGTATAGAggtgacagtgagagagagagagagagagagagagagagagagagagagagagagagagagagagagagagagagagagagagagagagagagagagattataacacacacacacacgcacacacacacacacacacacacacacacacacacacacacacacacacacacaaacacacatacaatagGCAGCAATACTCACGTTCCCTCCACAACGACACCCACGCCGGTGGGCTGAATGGCCTCCACCACGGCCAGGGCGATCTGTTTGGTGAGCCTTTCCTGGACTGTAATGGAGAACACAACTGTCAAAACCCTCATTTTTATTGCATTACTCACTGGCACTCACTGTCAACAAGGAAATCACGGGTCTCATCGCCTTCacattttcttacattcttacACTATCTCGTGACTTATCTCAGAAGCACTcgagtgtgtgactgtgtgactgtgtgtgtttcactgtttgatctgctgcaatctctgacgagacagccagacgttaccctacggaacgagctcagagctcattatttccgatcttcggataggcctgagaccaggcacacaccacacaccgggacaacaaggtcacaactcctcgatttacatcccgtacctactcactgctaggtgaacaggggctacatgtgaaaggagacacacccaaatatctccacccggcaggggaatcgaatcccggtcctttggcttgtgaagccagcgctctaaccactgagctaccgggctgtgtgtgtgtgtgtgtgtgtgtgtgtgtgtgtgtgtgtgtgtgtgtgtgtgtgtgtgtcctctgctCTCTCCTTCAATAAACGCATATCTAACTTTAAATCTCATCTCGTAAAGATTGTTTCATTTCCCTAGTAtcttttaataattttctaTTTGACTTACATCCTACCTGCAACACGGGCACCAGAATTCCATAGTCTATAACCACACtcttaaacacttctgtgccGCACCTTCACTACATGAAAAAGACTATAGTTGTAATTACACttatttttaagagtgtttgtacgattctagtaacagattctcaagatttttcattattaacaaGGGGAACGTAATTAAGAACTTGGTTTACTATTTACTTGGCCTTTGACAAAGTCGTGATAATCACAAAACGTGTCTGAATACAAGCCATAGTCTAGATGAGGTCTGAACGATGCCAAACATAACTTCAGTAATActtcaggataaaaaaaagactgtcATGCGTGGACCCGACCACTTTTTGTAGCTTCTATTACTTATGGTCTTAAGTTCTCAGACGAGCCTTGCTTTTTCTCAAAGGCATTATAAAGTTAACTTGCATTTCAGGATTCtaacacaaaaaatacaaaaactctCATTATACCACACACATTAATATCTGCTTACGTGGTCATTGGGGACAAAATAGTATTTAGAATCTGGGAAGTGAATAACGATAGCGGTATTGTATGAGACTGACAACAATGTAAACATTCGGCCACTGTACCTTGGAGTCGTCGGCTGAACACCTCCACGATCCTGCAGGAGAAATGATTTGTTAGTTAGTAATAACCTGTGCTggaggagtgtgtggaggaaaaaCCTTAATACTTTGCGGCGTTCGTATGAGTTTTTTGGGATTGGGATTGTGGAAGTTGAGGAACAATCAAAACAACGAGATTTGGTTACCGGGTTTGGTAACTGGTCTATATCTTGACTTTGAGTCTTACAAGCCTTGGCTAAGGGCCTTTCCTATAATGCTACGGATTTATGGGGCTTAGCTGCTTTACCTTGCGACTTTGGAGAGGCCGAGCACCTTCTTATTGGGGAGGTAACCGACAGAGACCTTGCCCCAGAAAGGAACCAAGTGGTGTTCGCAGACGGAGAACATCTCGATGTCCTTGACGATCACCAGGTCATCGTGGTCCTCATTAAACACGGCGTCGTTCATCACGTCTGTCGATGAGgtcaagaaaaaggaagagaaagtgaagagcaCATTTGTAAACATCAGGAAACACGAGACTCCGGCAAGAAATGTTGGAGTgcactgttgctgttactgcagtggtgtgtgtatgtgtgtgtgtatgtgtgtgtttcactgtttgatctgctgcagtctctgacgagacagccagaagtTACCCTaccgagcgagctcagagctcattatttccgatctttggataggcctgagaccaggcacacaccacacaccgggacaacaaggtcacaactcctcgatttacatcccatacctactcactgctaggtgaacaggggctacacgtgaaaggagacacacccaaatatctccacccggccggggaatcgaatcccggtcctctggcttgtgaagccagcgctctaaccactgagctaccgggcgtgtgtgtgtgtgtgtgtgtgtgtgtgtgtgcacttggTATTAAGAAACCTGTTAAGAATGACTGCAGAAATCGATGTAATTCTTCACAAGACACACCTCAAGTTACTACGTGGGTAAAACAAaaggataaataataaaagaaattatatatatatatatatatatatatatatatatatatatatatatatatatatatatatatatatatatatatatatatatatatatatatatatatatatatatatatatatatatatatatatatatatatataaaggaaaattaatttATCGAAAAACTTAAGTCACATTACGTGGCTaaacacaacaataatataGTCATCACACCATCTGACTTGCTATAAACACAGGATACTGAAAGATTTTAACCACTCAATCACTCCGTTTTCTATTAGTCGTGTCTTGTAATGATACTTCAAACGTGCACTACGTCCATTACGTTTGAAGAGacacagaaggaaaagattCAACATCCAACTATCTGACTCTCGATGTACACTCCTGGTTAAGTTGGTTAGTGTGTCATATTTTTTCCGACCTTCTTAAATGTTCTCTGAATCTCAAAGTCTGATCAGTTAACAGTCTCCTCCTTAATCTTGATCATAAGATCAGAGGATTTAAGATTAAAGGATAAACATTAAACTTTGTGCCAGAGAGTATGATGGATCACACAAAATCTAAGACTTTTCAACACCAAAAAAGTATCACGAAATTTATGATTATTTCCTCGTGAGTTTAAGATCAAAGGATTTAAAATTGAAGAACAAACAGTGGCACAGAAAGTGATGAATTGCTCAACTTCAGACACTgtttcatctctattttttatctaaACGAAATTTCAAGTGGTTTacgaattttctctctcttttactagtCTAGATCAAAGGATTTTAGATTGAAGGATGGACATTGAGTGGCGAGAAGTGTGATGGATTACTTAGCTTCTAAGACTGTACCACATTTTCTATTCTAACAGTCTCCAGAAGTttgcaacactttttttttttcatgatgtcCCATGATGTTTATAATGGTGGTATCATGAGGAGACCAGAGTGCTAAGATACTAAGAGGGAATCACATAACCTCTAATCATTCTTGTATAGGTATGCATATATGTACGTGTCTGTCTGAGAATAATTCATGAATagcttcctctgtgtgtgtgtattaatcaAGGGATTCTGTGTCGCATCAGGAATCTTTATAAAAGTTTTCAGCAGCTTGTCAAAAGCATGTTGTGAATCAgtaacactgtgtgtgtgtgtgtgtgtgtgtgtgtgtgtgtgtgtgtgtgtaattcacctcggtcgtctgctggtcacccagccagtcttccccgtcacggagcgagctcagagctcatggaccaatattcgggtaggactgagaccacaacacactccacacaccgggaaagcgaggccacaacccctcgagttacatcccgtacctatttaatgctaggtgaataggggccacacattaagaggcttgcccatttgcctcgccgctcccgggactcgaacccggccctctcgattgtgagtcgagcgtgctaaccactacactacgcggtgtgtgtgtgtgtgtgtgtgtgtgtcctctaaGCGAGGCATGGAGAAAAATATCAATGCATAATAACAGTCTCTTTACACCACAATACTGACACCAACATGACGAACAGTTTGTACAAAACACGGATTCATGAATGTACattaaataggaggaggaggagga from the Portunus trituberculatus isolate SZX2019 chromosome 48, ASM1759143v1, whole genome shotgun sequence genome contains:
- the LOC123498676 gene encoding GTP cyclohydrolase 1-like, with the protein product MSIRNGVTSPAPSLKACKCGGIAPTNDVKHQHHENGIEDIKGQLLQRRERRSSSSAGHEKCPFHFDMELDHKPPSREEMLPELASSYRSLLKNLGEDVDREGLLKTPMRAAKAMLFFTKGYDQTIEDVMNDAVFNEDHDDLVIVKDIEMFSVCEHHLVPFWGKVSVGYLPNKKVLGLSKVARIVEVFSRRLQVQERLTKQIALAVVEAIQPTGVGVVVEGTHMCMVMRGVQKINSKTTTSTMLGVFRDDPKTREEFLSLVK